Genomic DNA from Perca flavescens isolate YP-PL-M2 chromosome 14, PFLA_1.0, whole genome shotgun sequence:
tcgtgatatgacacaagtgttctCTGTCCCTGGTTATAATGGCTGGatcacagtaaagtgatgtaatcttttgaatttaccagactgttctagcttttctattatttgcctttacccgcttagttattatatacacattaatgatgattatttacCAAAAATCTCAttctgtaaatatgtttttgtaagCACctattgtcaaccctacaatatcgctgcaatatcggtattgaggtatttggtcaacaatatcttgatattagatttttttccatatcgcccagctctagtccGCACACAGAATCTGAGCTCAACAGACCAGCGTAGCAAAAAATAACAATCTtcttctattttaaaataaattcacaTATCATAGCATTGTTATGCATTTTACCCTGCTGATTGTTGACCCAAGAAAAACAAGTCTGCGACCCGTTCCTGGTCCGGAATCTAACTTTAGGAAAGACTGACATCTCTcttttaaatttaataaaataatgttttttcccaggcttaaactaaactaatttGTCAGCATAATTGATTAGGTATTTatcataaaagaaaaaaagtattgtgatttcaattcatcaaatctttttttaatcaggcCTAATATCTATCTCTTCACCATCTCCCTCTTTAGATCAATCTACCATTCTCTTGTCAAATTCCATTTCTTTTACATATAAGAAAAACCAGCATCTGTGATCTACTTAGACCACAACACTGTATCCATGTTACCCTTCTGACTCCTCTTTCCTCAGACCCAGCTGCCACTCTGTGCCAGCGCTCTCTGAACCCTCCCAGAGGATCTGTCCAGAAGCCCCAGTGTGAGATCAACCCCTTCCTGCCGCAGCCCTCCACCCTAAAATGGGTTGCTCCACTCACAGACTCCGCCTTAAGCCCCGCATACCTGCAAGCTGATTGGTTTTCAACTGCCCTTCAGGGCCTCAATGACGAGCTGGCCATTTCCACTATCATGCGTGCTCCCACAGCAACCAAAGAGCACAATGGTAAAGTTTATATTGACACAGacaatgtggaaaaaaatgttgatCTCATCTCAGTCATATGTGACAGTTtgactctctcctcctctctgtctcctcagtAATTCTCACTGTGACCAGTAAAACTGTCTCAGTGCAGTCCAGACTCGGGGAACCAGTGCTGCTGGATTGCAGCTTCTGGGTTGACCCCTCCTCCCCTTTATCTGGGTCGGGTTTTGCCGTAGAGTGGCGCTACCAGTTCAGAGGCGACGGACGATTGGTTCTGGCTTACGACGGCAAGACGGACCGCTTGGCTGATACACGAGAGGAAGGGGCCACACTGGACTTTGAGGGTTTGCACAAGAAGGGAAATGCGTCTCTGATCCTGCAGGAGGCTAAAGTGCATCACTCCGGGATGTATATCTGTACGGTGTACCTGCCGTACCTTGTGGCTCAGGTGGCAGTGGAGCTTGAGATTGTAGGTGAgggaaaatattttactttgtgttgtgtgttttaagaTGAGCATGCTTTAAAATGCTAATTGTAAAATTATTTTTCTAACCCTGGTCCTCTGCTGTCAGAGAATGTTCACTCTCTGAAGCATTACTCGAGTCGGGACTGGAAATGATGCTAAACGGAGGAAATGTGCTCAAGTGTACCTTTAATCAGTCTCTGTCCATGTTAGCATTCATACACTGTCACATATAGCCTGCTATTGTTTAGTATCTGCTGTCAAACAACACTGAAACAAActaattattgttaaaaaaaaattaagagcACATAGTAAAATATAATTGGGAAACTACAGATTATTATATGAACTTTCTCTCATtgtcttcctcttttctttgctcctttacccttttttttccttttacccAGAACCTCCATCCCTCTCCATCCACCCCTCCCCTCTGCCCCTCACTGCTCCTGGCCAGACTTTTACCGTCGAGTGCGAGGCGTCCGGCTTTGCCCCCCTCTCCCTGGAACTGAGTTGGGAGTTAAAAGGCGCAGATGGGAAGTCCAGCCCTCTGGGATCAGGCAGCGTCACGGGCCACAGGCAGGCCTGGGATGGGACCTATAGCCAGAGCAGCCGGCTCGAGCTTGACCCGACTAAGCTGGACCTGGGCAGAGGAGGGGAGCTCACCTGTGTGGCTGTCCATCTGGGAGGCACACGACGGGCCAGCGTGACCCTCAACGCCATTGGTAATGTGGAAGAAATGTGTTGTCGTTTATCGAGATCTTGGTAATGGGGTTTGAATGGGTtgaacttttttcaatgttgaaTGAAAGTCTCGACCTGCTTGAATATCTAATTAAGTTAACATTTCATATTAACTACCCCTGTATTCGATTACATATGATACTTTGGAAAACTTAAAATACATGTGTGTTAAAGCACCCTATAACatagccttgtgagaccgtcctgatctcacgATCTCCAGTTTTCTATTCGTAGATCAGTTTGGCATCTTGAGATAAAGAAAATTtagagccgttcgccaaacaaccaaccaatcagcgttggttttgaggcgggtttaggtgtcacgcaacgagaagcgactgttcagtctaaacaacatggcagcttccacggatgagatgagcgtagctatcgcgcaagttttatccgaattagaaagtattccttcactgaaagaagagcaaaaaccagcactggaggcttttctcggaggagaagatgtttttgctcttctcccgactggtttcagcaagagttttatctgattggttgatttggcccgtctatcaccaacataggtggtcatagatttatccaatcagctaaccaggattttcgcacCTTCATGCTGAATATCATCATGTAAATCATTTACAGTATGTCTCTTCTGACATATGCTGTTACTTGTTGATTATTGCCATTTTATGCTGTGAGCCAATAAAAATCATACTCATATGAATGGGCATAAGAGATATTTagctgatttaaaaataaataaaaaaactgatgacaCAGAGTTGGATTAAAATCGGCAAAGGATCACTTTAATGGCTTCAAggttaaattaattattttcacCAAGCTtgtcaacaaaaatgaaagTCATATAAATGGGAATCAATTATAAAtgttattctttttcttttcagggTTCAGTACTCCCTCCATTGAGGACTCAATGGCAATGGTCGGTGTAGCACTAGTGCTCTACGGTCTTATCATGTTTGTCTCATGGACCTGCACCGGCTCAGGTAACAAATAATCCAGAAGAAATGCCTTGTTTACtgacactaataataataatttatgaaATTAATAATTGTCTGCACCCGTTTAATCATATACAACTGCAAGAAGTAAGAAGGATCAATACTATCTCACCATTAAGACTAaataagatttaaaaacatacagtacttgATGAATGCTGTGCTGACTGATTTAAAGAAGATACATTAAGATTTCAATTTAGTTTTCATTTCtgtatatgactttttttgtctgttcACTGTACACAGGCTCCAATGGGGCTGGTCAACAAGACAAGGTAATGTTACTTTTTCAAATACTACACAATTTATAATTCTGAATCTCTGTACGTTTTACATAAATGTACCACTTCTGCGTCCACTTCTATTTTATAACCCTGAAGCTGCTcttgttttttgtgcatgtctCCTCTCATTACTTACTTTCTACTTTTTCCACTTATAGAAAGACAAGTAAAGAATGATGAAGTCAGCTGCTGTGATGGGATACCGAACCAGCAACCCTGTCTGTTTTGGTATCTTGATGATGGGGTTTTTGAGTCATTTCTTTTCCTCCACAGATCCAGAGAGGAGCTTGCTTGCGTTAGAGGTTATTTCCACTATTTTTCGCAAATAGTAATAATATGTAGGGATATCCATACTGTTTTGTTAGTGTAACAGTGAACATTTTTTGAAGGGGCTTCTTCTCAGTCTAAACATGTCTGTTGTgatatttcttttactttaacGCGATATAGCTTGTTATATCATTTTGGGTTCCCATtgtgtacatactgtatcttGTCATGGACACTGGAAAATGGCCTGAAACTTTGAGGAATTCTGAAATGGGAATGTGAATAAATATCAGTTTCAAGTTGGAAATGCTAATGCTTCCATATGATGCTGCCCTTACGTGTACAAGCCAAATATTTCAATCTTTGAGGACTAGAGATGAGCCCTTTtgtttatgcgtgtgtgtgtgtgtgtgtgtgtgtgtgtgtgtgtgtgtgtttaagaaagagaaagaataattttattttttatgacccAGGACAGTAAAATTAACATTAGACTAAACTGTCCAAACCCATGAGCTGAATCCTGTTTTTGTAAATACAGAGAATATAATTTATGtatattctgacattttttgtaaaatgtgtgtttgtgtgtcatggTTTTACTCTCATTATGTTTTGGTAGTAATGATTCTCTAACAGCCCGTAATGCAaaattaaactaaaataaacGTGTGAAGGAAATGGTACAAACAAAGCATAGTTCTATTGCATGAAAAATCTGTAATAACTTCTGAATGCATttgaagtaaaataaaaacattttttaaaacatgctGCCTCCGTTTCTGCTTTATTAATGATCGTCAAGCCTGCTGGTGTGCCACATTGttggaaacaattttttttatagaagTATGCAGAAAAGGTGGCTTTTTAGAttgatgtactgtacatggaAGTATTTTACCAGACTGTAGTGGCTGTGGTGGTTTGTTTTTAACTTGCTGACATGTTTCTAAATACAGCTCTTCTTAATGACCATACTGCAAAGTTTAAGAGTAATAAATTACAAAGGGACCACTGGTAtaaacatactcacacacacacaattacacaagatatacagtatatataattaatatcaTCTTGATGTGGTAATGTTCATGTTAGCTACTGTTATTGCGTATCCTAATGTCCGAATAGTTAGACAAATTGTGTTTTGATGCATTGGCGAAATTGTTATTTCATGCCAGAAGGTTTCTGAAATTGAACTGTATCTGATTACCAAACAAAGTAAAACTCAAACTAAGGGTGACTTCTGTTTTCCTTtacagaataaaacaacatggttCAAATAAAACTATGCGCACAATTCTGAAAACTTGAAGCTTGTGTATCAACAATATTACTCCAGACCTTTTTAATGGAATTCCATTGCTAGGCAACAGCCTGGCCCCTTGTTAACTTCCTGTCAGTTGATGTAATGCCATTCACATAcactgcaacaggaaatcaacttGGGTCAATTtagaatgtttatgtttacatcTGTGAAAAGGAAATATAATGAGATGCGTTCTGTTGCTGTGCTACAGACTGCTGAACTCAAACAAGTTCAATTCCACTGTTTTCACTCAAACTGAAATTCCAAATCAACAAGGACTGAAATCTCAAGACTTGCCACTTTAAAGTATAGCTACAGTATTTCTATGTTCTGGTCTCCAGTCCAGTAGTCGGCGGAAATACACCTATAGGATGGTTGGCCAGCCACCGTTACAAcccaaagaaaaagaagagcaaGTCACCCAATGACTAAGGACATTACTGACTGTAAACCATCCGTCAACCAATCAGAAGAGGCGTTGGTGCTGATATGACTTTAGCGGGTACACTTTCGACAAAGAGGTTTCGGCCAACACTCGATAGCATAGCGAAGTTTACAAGCATCGTTTGGTAGACAGAAAGTCTGTGCGATTGAAAGTACGGGCTCAAACGGTACCGCGGATTTGTTTGTCTAGTAaattatgtcataaaaaacaacatgcgGGCTTTTCTTACGTCTCGTTATTTTCTTACTTCGCTTACTTTTCGGTCACAATGCTAACTAGCCAGCTcatgctaacgtcagctaagTAGAACATAATTTTGATGTTGCATCGTGGTGGAACATTACCCTCTCTTTTCGTCACGTTAAACAGCTGATAAACAAGAGGTGggtatgtgtgagtgagtgagtgagtgagtgagtgcggcATAATGTGTGATAGTGCAACGCTTAATTTCTTAACGATTGCTTTTGTCTAGCTAATTTGCCAACTGTAGCTAAGTTAATGTAACCCCATCTGTTAACGTTACCAGAATCCGAAAAGGTGTTTATTGCCACATTAAGTTACACTTACGTGGCCTTTTTGACTTTCTTCTAAGCTTCGATCGGGTCGCTATTCCCTTTCCCTTATTGATGCCAGACTGCTAGTTTCATTTCTGAAACCACAGACATCCTAATACTATTTTCTTTCCCTTATTGATGCCAGACTATTACTTTCATTTCTGAAACCACAGACGTCATAACATGAATTAAGGAGCAGTATTAGCTAGATCATCATGGCTGAATTCCCAAGCATATGGCCGTGTTTCAGTGTGTTAATACCGGGGAGCAACATGGGCGGGAAGTATGGGAACTCTTGGTTTAACGTTAGTGATATTAGAAATAATATCGTTACTTAAGTAATACTGTACTATGCTTAAGTACAAGTCGAGGTGTGTGTattgagtatttccattatATGCTACTTTGCACTTCTTCATCTTGAAATCCAATATTGtttctttttactccactacatttaatGACAGCTTTAGTGtactagtagggctgggcgatatggagaaaatcaaatatcatgatatttttaccaaatacctcgatatagataccgcaacgatattatagtgttgactattggtgctttcaaaaactatttacacaatgagatttttgataaataatcatcagtaatgtggatattaggggtggggggaaaaaatcgatacagcatagtatcgtgatatttttttgtggcaatactgtatcgatatacagacgccaagtatcgatcttttatgatatatgtgttggtcagtctgtctgcttgacaatcccattttgcagcaataaaattgaagtgagatgaacagacagataaatgtatctttttagataaaacagatgttaacaaagttttcttttggggacatattttgaaattgggaaaaatttgaagttggaaaaaaggtaatatattgcagaatattgcaatcgtgacataagtatcgtgatgatatggaatcgtgaggcctctggtgattcccatccctagtggatataatgactaagtgggtaaaggcaaataatagaacagttacaacagtctggtaagttcagaaaatgacatcactctactgtaatgcagcctttaaaaccaggaaaagacaacacttatgtcatatcacaatattacgatatccaaaatctaagacgatatctagtctcgtatcacgatatcaatataacattgatatattgcccagctctagttacagatttagattattaaaacaaaatatatattagtGATTGGTCATCATTGAACCCACAGCATCACTTATGTCTCACCAGAACACTGCCAATCTTCATATTGTTAGATTTCCTACTGCTCTTTTGACAACTTGATCTTTCAGTTCAGGCCTGATTGacattcttttgtttgtttgtatcttCTGAAAGCAGAAAGCACCATCATTTTTGGATGGCAGTTGCCCCTTCCTGGATGGCGGATAAGATCATAGTCCTTGACGATGACGACGAAGAGGAGAGTCCTCAACCCTCCTTTGCTGCCTCCACCTCCGCCTCGTCCTCTAAGAGTCAAGCCAAACGTGTCTCAGCGATCAAAGCTCCGCAGCCCGCCCCTACCCACATTACCCAGTCCCCTTTTGCCTCCGCGAAGAAGCAGACTCATGTTCTACAGGCAGAGAATCAAAAGTTGTTCGCTGAGGTGAGCTTATATTAAGGGGCACAAACGGAGTGTTTCGTCCAAAGTGGTTGGtcatttaaaggacaattccggcacaaaatgaacctaggggttaataacatacgtgtaccgagtcaaccgttAAGCTAATCACCGGTTTACGCTAGCTcttttcaagctagagacacattcgattagcatgaaaacgtcccagagaatggtcgactcggtacacatatgttatgaacgcctaggttcattttgtgccggaattgtcctttaacatgGTTTTTGTACTCTTCCACAAAAAGATTATTATTTAGAAATATGACAAAATGATAGTTGGTTTTCTGCTTAAACACTAGACAAAATGCACATGTCCAGTCCAAAGTATATTTTCCTTTGGCTGGTAGCCTTGTTTTTTCTGTATCTAATCAAAATTAATATACACGCTGGAATTAAACGCTTTGTGTTGAAGAAGTCATGAAATTATTCCAGTGTGCTAATACCTTTTGCTCTCCATTGCGTTGATCTTTGTACGCAGCAGCACCTGACCCCATAAAGTATTTGTAGATGTGCAAACGTACATGTTAACTATTGACAATGGTCGTAATACCACAGAGTTGTAATTATATTGACAATACATTGTAACTGGGTGTGAACTGGGAAACACCTGAAtggtctttgttgtttttttggcccccaacgtctcctcccaggcagcgcggcaatggttgtgtttagggttagggttagctgcctggaaggcgacgttggaggCAAAAAACGCCTTTGAGCCACCTGAATCACAATGTGCCGTCACCTTGCCTTCTcatccttgttttctttttctcctagTTTGTGGAACACTGCTCAGCTCTCACCCAGACGTGCCCCGAGGTCTTGACCTTCCTCCAAACCAAACACGACAAGGCCTCCCCTGACTATCTGACGTCCGTGGAGTTCAGGAACACCTTGGGCCGATGTTTGACTCGCGCCCAAGCCAACCATTCCAAAACCTTTGTCTACATCAGTGAACTGTGCACTGCACTCAAGCAGCATGCAGCCAAGCGGAGGCTGACCCTCACCAAGGTTAACCCCGGGCCCTCTACCTCATCGTCAAGTTCTGTCTCTGCTACGCTCAAAAGGAAAGACGAGGCTGAAGTTAAGAGggttgaggaagaggaaggagtGAATAGGACAGCGGAGGATAAGCCATCTACCTCAGGGCTGCAGGATGGCAATAATGAGGAGGCAGAGAAAAAGGCCAAGAGGGCATCTAGGAAACAGGTCAGTGTTGAACACTAATAAATGTGATTAGTATTGTTTTGGGCTGATAATGATCTTTAAATAACGCTGCTGATTCTTATAATTAAAACTGTTATTTGTATGTCACTTTTCTAAAGTTTCCTCAGTGTTAATTAGGGATGTAATGGTATGAAAATATAACCTCACGGTTATTCATAGTTTTGTCGCTGAGCCTGGAGGGCAAAAcgctatttttattattattatttattatttattatctaTAGAGCTGCTGTACAAGCCTGTCAAGTTTTTCTCttaactttcaccactgctcatttcaTAAAGGGCCCCGGCAAcaaaacgtgtctttgtttacgttgTATAATGTGCCGTTGGATTGCTTGACACAAGCTGAACTACtttcaaaaagtgtaacagtgtttattatattacaaaaatatgcaTCGTTATAAATTGAGTCAGTGATTTAAAGTTGTAAACATAAATAGGAAAAAGGAAAGGTTGTAAGTATTGGTATGCTCCCATTTCAATTCAAGTTACTGGGCGGTCTCGGTTTTTCTTGTCCACATAAAGgtgttttcttttagatttTGTTTCATTTATCCAATGCCATTATGTCGTTAGTACCTCACTAAGGTGTCTCCTGTTTTTCTTGGTAGCCTAGAAACCCTTAAAgatgctctaagcgatgtcacgcatTTTTTAGgcgagaattttttttttgtcacatacagcaaacatctcctcactatccgctagctgcctgtcccctgaacacactgtaaaaaagaaagaaaaagcagtctctgtagacagcccaggctccacaaacggcaacaaaaacaaactgcaccaacctgcaccaccaaacataacaaacagtgttccagccaataaccgacaagaaggagttgggGGTTGaggggttagtgcgcggaagcacagaagagaggggcagagcacaggatgaggaggaggagggagggagggggacgAGCCagtctctgttttgtttgacaatatttcgaacatcaacaagaagtgacatcactcaacatcgcttagagcacctttaacccattacaacaaattattttttttttcctttcattctTGACGTACTACTTAAGACTGTAAAGAACAAGCAGGGTTATTATAGCCCACAACTTATCTCTCTAGGCAAACACGCCTAACCCTTCATGTCTTTTCTCAACACGTCTCATCAATTTCTCTCAGATAGCGTACCTGGAGAACCTACTGAAGGTGTACAATGACGAGATCTGCCGCCTGCAGCAGGCTGAGCTGAGTTTAGACGACCTGGGAACGGAGGACTCCCTATACATCCAGGAACACAAGCTCAAACGCAAGGTTAGACGGGAATCTGACGCGGCGTGGGGCTCCACTCCACAAAAACAACCATAACGCCAGTTTGTGTGACACCTAGTCACACCTCTTCTTCCGCCCCATCCTTCTTTTCTTCCAGATGATGAAGATTTATGAAAAGCTGTGTGAACTAAAGAACTGCAGCACGCTAACGGGCCGAGTCATTGAGCAGAAGATCCACTACAGCGGCACTCGCTATCCTGAGATCAACAGGAAGGTGAGCTAGTTGTTTTAACTGTTTGTGTCCTGGAGAGTAACAAACTGGCGTTGTGTTTACTAATGGTGGGACTGCGTTGTTTTATCTGGGCCCTGACATCTGATTCTCAACATGAACACAGACTACAATAATTATACAATTACAATATAATTCCTGTAGGATTACTCTAACCCCATAGACATATATATCATAGTAGATATCAGTAATGTCCTCTAACCCTCTCAGGCATATCTTGAGCTAGGGCtcggcgatatggagaaaatcaaatataaatcaaatatttttgaccaaatacctcaatatcgataccgcaacggtattgtagtgttgactattggtgctttcacaaaatatgagatttttgataaataatcatcagtaatgtggatataatgactaagtgggtaaaggcaaataatagaacagttacaccagtctggtaagttcagaaaatgaaataactttacagtaatgtagccttaaaaccaggaaaagacaacacttgtgtcatattacaatatccaaaatctaagacgatacttagtctcatatcacaatatctatataatatcgatatattgcccagctctatctTGAGCGCTTCTTGGTGTGGAGTAGTGTTGTCAAAAATATCAATTTTAAGATACATACATATTATTATGAAACTGTTTACATCCTCATTGTCTGCACTATCGTTACTCTCTCTTCTCACCAACATCGagttgagacacacacacacacacacacacacacacacacacacacacacacacacacacacacacacacactgcttcaGTGCCCACATAGCCCCGCCacctctcactcactcacgtCTTCTCGTTACTCGTCTCATATGCTTGAATATAATAAAATGCAGGTTTTGTTACGGTGTTAGCTAATTTATCTTTAATGAAATCAAAGATTTCAAGCTCAATCTTTCCCCTTGGTATTGGATGTTGATCATTTTCTAACCTTGATCTCGCATGAACCGGATTTTTagaacttttttatttaggtttaCAAAAATTCCCAGAGCACAGTACAAACTTGTTTATGTGAGGGGAGTTTGATATGATCCTGATCCTATATCCCACGTTCCTTCCTCGTGTCAGATTGAGCGTTTCATCAACAGTCCTGAGGCCCTGAGGAACCCTCCAGATTACCCAGACATCCTCCAGCAGGTGCTGCGTGCCAATGAGCGCCACAATCTGTCCCTGAGCCGAAAACAGCTGAACCAGTACGCCCAGGAGGCTTTCAGGGAGACCGGGAGCAAAATCCAGGAGAGACGTCACCTGGACCTGGTGTACAACTTCGGCTCGCGCCTCACTGACCCCTACAAGCCTGGTAAGGCCGTGTTCAGACTGCCTGAGTCTGCCGTCCGACGGTCTGGAAAAAACGCAGGGCTTTCCGTTCATTTTAAATTGGGGTAGTGCGTTTAGGCTGCGGTGGGGGTTGCTGCAGGGGGGACGACACTCAAAAAACCACAGCGGGCCTGCGGCGAAAAGTTGAGACCAACTCAACTTCTGGAGAAACGCGACCCCACGgcacgctgcggtggccaatcatgtaaccatAAGATCAgacttgtatttgtgttttgagCTGTCGTTTGAGGCAGGTTTGAGAGaatcccgtacagtaaacaggaaacaCCACTGCCTCTATCACTGCCACAAGAACGTTTTAAAACCctatgagggtaaaaaaaaaaaatgaaacccaagcactgaactgcccgggagtttgggtaacagctgaatgtttcctgcaacaacaaagcactcgcTAT
This window encodes:
- the tapbp.1 gene encoding TAP binding protein (tapasin), tandem duplicate 1, translating into MTDFSTIYKLSLVAVICFIKACSSSCPVLECWFVQEKAGRGGGLTAATSQEKSLLHIRTGAHSHGADFSQAPSDINPDRVYFITDPAATLCQRSLNPPRGSVQKPQCEINPFLPQPSTLKWVAPLTDSALSPAYLQADWFSTALQGLNDELAISTIMRAPTATKEHNVILTVTSKTVSVQSRLGEPVLLDCSFWVDPSSPLSGSGFAVEWRYQFRGDGRLVLAYDGKTDRLADTREEGATLDFEGLHKKGNASLILQEAKVHHSGMYICTVYLPYLVAQVAVELEIVEPPSLSIHPSPLPLTAPGQTFTVECEASGFAPLSLELSWELKGADGKSSPLGSGSVTGHRQAWDGTYSQSSRLELDPTKLDLGRGGELTCVAVHLGGTRRASVTLNAIGFSTPSIEDSMAMVGVALVLYGLIMFVSWTCTGSGSNGAGQQDKKDK
- the daxx gene encoding death domain-associated protein 6, yielding MAVAPSWMADKIIVLDDDDEEESPQPSFAASTSASSSKSQAKRVSAIKAPQPAPTHITQSPFASAKKQTHVLQAENQKLFAEFVEHCSALTQTCPEVLTFLQTKHDKASPDYLTSVEFRNTLGRCLTRAQANHSKTFVYISELCTALKQHAAKRRLTLTKVNPGPSTSSSSSVSATLKRKDEAEVKRVEEEEGVNRTAEDKPSTSGLQDGNNEEAEKKAKRASRKQIAYLENLLKVYNDEICRLQQAELSLDDLGTEDSLYIQEHKLKRKMMKIYEKLCELKNCSTLTGRVIEQKIHYSGTRYPEINRKIERFINSPEALRNPPDYPDILQQVLRANERHNLSLSRKQLNQYAQEAFRETGSKIQERRHLDLVYNFGSRLTDPYKPATDPALADPSLLRKLRANREVALSRLEEVITKFAVKQDDTEEHERAKRLEKDGKEKEAHKSENGEVKKDVNGVAAEVEDEEEEEDDDEEDESSDPDIEEEIQASTQQDGPDDDENDEDDSNEAEPACDGTNKEDPTDQQTRSVSPGEEGSGKDEDEEPVTSGLSPLSDDSESLIPPLSALPSPRQSPSQSEPAQTDTQTPLSNGKPAGSEEPVDSSNHVPVMLVSNSSVAKDSAAAVVSAPAANGVSPPLSPAVVVENCDTQTTNGTRRRRRPAPRPQGARRGRGGK